A genomic segment from Candidatus Fermentibacter sp. encodes:
- a CDS encoding DUF937 domain-containing protein has translation MSSGTLVQQILGQLAGDGLSNISRRIGADEKTTGSALSTVFPLLITALAKNSSEPAGASSLHKALKNDHDGSILEDLGGFLSNPQAANGAGILGHILGGRQQTVTRSLSKGTGLDGEQVAQLLQIAAPLVMGLLGRQLQKKGLDSDTLTTFLGGQQKKEQKADPGLAGALGTLLDADKDGSAVDDVVDIVGKMLSRR, from the coding sequence ATGAGCAGCGGTACCTTGGTTCAGCAGATCCTCGGCCAGCTCGCCGGGGATGGTCTCTCGAACATTTCCCGCAGGATAGGTGCTGACGAGAAGACCACCGGTTCGGCCCTCTCGACCGTATTCCCACTCCTCATCACCGCGCTGGCGAAGAACTCCTCGGAGCCGGCCGGTGCGAGTTCCCTCCACAAGGCGCTTAAGAATGATCACGACGGGTCGATCCTCGAGGATCTCGGCGGCTTCCTCTCGAACCCCCAGGCCGCGAACGGAGCCGGCATCCTGGGCCATATCCTCGGCGGGAGGCAGCAGACCGTCACCAGGAGCCTCTCGAAGGGCACCGGACTCGACGGTGAACAGGTGGCGCAGCTTCTCCAGATCGCGGCCCCCCTGGTCATGGGACTCCTCGGGAGGCAGCTCCAGAAGAAGGGGCTCGACTCCGATACCCTGACGACCTTCCTGGGCGGTCAGCAGAAGAAGGAACAGAAGGCCGACCCCGGGCTTGCCGGAGCCCTGGGGACCCTGCTCGACGCCGACAAGGACGGTTCGGCCGTCGACGACGTCGTGGACATCGTAGGGAAGATGCTCAGCAGGAGGTAG
- the asnS gene encoding asparagine--tRNA ligase gives MIRRTTVREALESSPLGSPVTIPGWVRSNRASSGVAFLAVNDGSTFGNIQIVLDRALFDEAAIASASVGACVEVAGTLVESSGAGQSREVKATGLRILGPCDQSYPLQPKRHGMEFLRTIPHLRPRTNTFSAVFRMRHRLAMSIHEFFDSRGFFYVHPPLVTSSDCEGAGETFQVTTLPLDGVPLKDGEVDYSRDFFRRRAYLTVSAQLEAEPLALALGGVYTFGPIFRAEPSDTRVHAAEFWMIEPEAAFMDLDDDIALIEAFVKHMAGTVRDRCGEEIEFLTKFVEPGLPARYASLLDSGFARITYTEAARILRDSGAGRVAPLEWGQKPSSEQERFLAEEVFARPVFVTDYPASFKPFYMRLNDDGRTVACTDLLAPGVGEIVGGSQREERRDVLESRASQQGLDPAIYGWYFDLRRWGSAPHSGFGLGFERMLMYLSGMKNIRDVLPFPRTFGSMA, from the coding sequence ATGATCCGCAGAACCACCGTGAGGGAGGCGCTGGAGTCCAGCCCTCTTGGAAGCCCTGTCACCATCCCCGGATGGGTCCGGAGCAACAGGGCCTCGAGCGGAGTGGCATTCCTCGCGGTCAATGACGGGTCGACCTTCGGGAACATCCAGATAGTCCTGGACAGGGCCCTTTTCGACGAGGCCGCCATAGCGTCGGCTTCAGTGGGAGCCTGCGTCGAGGTGGCCGGCACCCTTGTCGAGTCGAGCGGCGCGGGGCAGTCAAGGGAGGTGAAGGCCACCGGGCTCAGGATCCTCGGGCCCTGCGACCAGTCGTATCCCCTGCAGCCCAAGAGGCACGGCATGGAGTTCCTGCGCACGATCCCCCATCTGAGGCCGCGCACGAACACCTTCTCGGCCGTCTTCAGGATGAGGCACAGGCTGGCGATGTCGATCCACGAGTTCTTCGATTCGCGAGGCTTCTTCTACGTCCACCCCCCTCTGGTGACCTCGAGCGACTGCGAGGGCGCCGGGGAGACGTTCCAGGTGACCACGCTGCCCCTCGACGGCGTGCCGCTCAAGGACGGCGAAGTCGACTACTCGCGCGACTTCTTCAGGCGCAGGGCCTACCTGACCGTCAGCGCCCAGCTCGAGGCCGAGCCGCTGGCGCTGGCCCTGGGCGGCGTCTACACGTTCGGTCCGATCTTCAGGGCGGAGCCCTCCGACACGAGGGTGCACGCCGCGGAATTCTGGATGATCGAGCCCGAGGCCGCCTTCATGGACCTCGACGACGACATCGCACTCATCGAGGCCTTCGTGAAGCACATGGCGGGCACAGTAAGGGACCGCTGCGGCGAGGAGATCGAATTCCTGACGAAGTTCGTGGAACCCGGCCTGCCGGCTCGCTACGCTTCGCTCCTGGATTCCGGGTTCGCGAGGATCACGTACACGGAGGCGGCACGGATACTCCGGGATTCCGGCGCTGGGCGGGTAGCCCCTCTCGAGTGGGGCCAGAAGCCCTCCTCGGAGCAGGAGCGCTTCCTTGCGGAGGAGGTGTTCGCGAGGCCGGTCTTCGTCACCGACTATCCCGCATCGTTCAAGCCCTTCTACATGCGCCTGAACGACGACGGCAGGACGGTGGCCTGCACGGACCTCCTGGCTCCGGGTGTCGGCGAGATCGTAGGCGGCAGCCAGCGCGAGGAGCGCCGGGATGTGCTCGAGTCGAGGGCCTCGCAGCAGGGGCTCGACCCGGCGATCTACGGATGGTATTTCGACCTCAGGCGCTGGGGCTCGGCGCCCCATTCGGGCTTCGGCCTCGGCTTCGAACGGATGCTCATGTACCTCAGCGGGATGAAGAACATAAGGGACGTCCTGCCCTTCCCGAGGACGTTCGGCAGCATGGCCTGA